One segment of Podospora pseudopauciseta strain CBS 411.78 chromosome 5 map unlocalized CBS411.78m_5.2, whole genome shotgun sequence DNA contains the following:
- a CDS encoding uncharacterized protein (EggNog:ENOG503NX55; CAZy:GH5; COG:G) — MKLLNFLLGAAAVGSALAAPAPAPVCDAPTKRATKFQFVGVNQSGAEFGKDTLPGQLGKHYTWPVRSSIDALMGKGFNTFRIAFMMERIVPNRLDGPLDATYASGLTDIVNYVTSKGAYAIIDPHNFGRYYNNVITDVAGFAAWWTTIAKLFVNNDKVIFDTNNEYHDMADDLVRHLNQAAIDAIRATGATAQYIMVEGNSWTGAWTWVSSGNGANLLSLRDPAGSTGEKIIYQMHQYLDSDGSGTSETCVSRTIGAERVRAATEWLKQNKKKGFLGETAGGANTNCIAALTGMLSYLQQNNDVWTGWAWWGGGPWWGNYMFAMEPPSSVAYDRVLPSLQPYI, encoded by the exons ATGAAGCTTCTCAATTTTCTTCTCGGCGCCGCTGCCGTCGGGTCAGCGCTGGCGGCCCCGGCTCCGGCGCCAGTCTGTGATGCCCCGACCAAGCGGGCAACTAAGTTCCAGTTCGTTGGCGTCAACCAATCCGGTGCTGAGTTCGGAAAAGATACTCTGCCTGGCCAGCTTGGAAAACACTACACCTGGCCGGTGAGGTCGAGTATCGAT GCCTTGATGGGCAAGGGATTCAACACTTTCCGCATTGCTTTCATGAT GGAACGCATTGTTCCCAACAGGCTTGATGGCCCACTTGATGCCACTTATGCCAGCGGCCTGACTGAT ATCGTCAACTATGTCACCAGCAAAGGCGCCTATGCCATCATTGACCCCCACAACTTTGGCCGCTACTACAACAATGTCATAACCGATGTAGCTGGCTTCGCGGCTTGGTGGACCACCATTGCCAAGCTCTTCGTCAACAACGACAAGGTCATCTTTGACACCAACAACGAGTATCACGACATGGCTGATGATCTAGTCCGCCACCTCAACCAAGCTGCTATCGACGCCATCCGTGCCACGGGAGCGACGGCTCAGTACATCATGGTCGAAGGAAACTCTTGGACTGGCGCTTGGACCTGG GTATCCTCGGGCAACGgagccaacctcctctccctccgtgATCCAGCCGGCTCGACGGGCGAGAAGATTATTTACCAAATGCACCAGTACCTTGACAGCGACGGCTCCGGCACCTCGGAAACCTGCGTTTCCCGCACCATCGGCGCTGAACGTGTCCGTGCTGCTACCGAGTGGCTGAAGCAGAATAAGAAGAAGGGCTTCCTCGGAGAGACAGCCGGCGGGGCCAACACCAACTGCATTGCTGCCCTGACAGGAATGCTGAGCTACCTGCAGCAGAACAACGATGTCTGGACTGGCTGGGCTTGGTGGGGAGGCGGCCCATGGTGGGGAAACTACATGTTTGCAATGGAGCCGCCGTCCAGTGTGGCGTATGATCGGGTTTTGCCTAGTCTGCAGCCGTATATCTAG
- a CDS encoding uncharacterized protein (COG:S; EggNog:ENOG503NW3K), which translates to MTLPSRAPQARDLVDLDWTGPDDADCPYNWPLWKRLYMTSIPALLCVNVSFASSVYTSGTNDISQQFNVSRTESLLGLSLFLWALGLGAIIAAPVSENYGRRIVYLTTVPIFGLFTLGSGLAPNFVTLIVCRTFAGFFGSAVVSVGGGTNADLWRPTLAGVVYPFYFVSPFLGPAFGPVVGGYLIEAKGWRWLQWVILFMIVFNYLYALPQSETYKKIILEKRTRNEKTPTRSSKVAPPSRAILQRILLKPFKVLFVESIVLFMTIYMAFNFAVFYSFFAAFPYIFGPGGHYNFTPGQQGLTFLSIALGCVVGFVGVVYIDRRTYPALETKYGVGKVPPEHRLYGAMVGSALNPASLFWFGWSANAGAHWASPVVAAVPFAVGNIMVYSSGALYIMNSYGSLHGASALSANSLLRYAFGGAFPLFTVQLFSSLGTGWASSLLGFISVVLVPVPWVLYKYGNRIRAHSQYITAA; encoded by the coding sequence ATGACTCTCCCCTCCCGAGCGCCTCAGGCACGCGACTTGGTTGACCTGGACTGGACAGGCCCTGATGATGCCGACTGTCCCTACAACTGGCCTCTGTGGAAGCGCCTCTACATGACGAGCATTCCGGCCCTCCTCTGCGTCAACGTCTCTTTTGCCTCCTCGGTCTACACCTCGGGTACCAACGACATATCACAGCAGTTCAACGTGTCCCGCACCGAATCATTGCtcggcctctccctcttcctctgggCCCTTGGTCTCGGCGCCATCATTGCTGCCCCTGTCAGCGAGAACTACGGCCGCAGGATCGTCTATTTGACGACAGTTCCCATCTTTGGCCTGTTCACCCTGGGCTCTGGACTGGCTCCCAACTTTGTCACTCTGATTGTCTGCCGCACCTTTGCTGGCTTCTTTGGCAGTGCCGTGGTGTCGGTGGGCGGCGGCACCAATGCCGATCTCTGGCGGcccaccctcgccggcgTCGTGTATCCTTTTTACTTTGTTTCGCCTTTTCTGGGGCCGGCCTTTGGGCCTGTTGTCGGCGGCTACCTGATCGAGGCCAAgggatggcgatggcttcaATGGGTTATCCTCTTCATGATCGTCTTCAACTACCTGTACGCCCTTCCGCAGTCCGAAACCTACAAAAAGATCATTCTGGAGAAGCGCACGCGAAACGAGAAAACACCCACGCGGTCCTCCAAGGTCGCTCCGCCATCCCGCGCCATCCTCCAGCGTATTCTTCTCAAGCCGTTCAAGGTGCTCTTTGTCGAGTCCATCGTGCTCTTCATGACCATCTACATGGCCTTCAACTTTGCCGTTTTCTACAGCTTCTTTGCCGCATTTCCCTACATCTTTGGCCCTGGCGGCCACTACAACTTCACCCCGGGCCAGCAAGGCCTCACGTTTCTCTCCATCGCGCTGGGGTGCGTAGTAGGGTTCGTTGGGGTTGTCTACATTGACCGTCGCACGTATCCCGCATTGGAGACCAAGTATGGGGTTGGCAAAGTGCCACCTGAGCACCGTCTCTACGGCGCCATGGTGGGCAGTGCCCTCAATCCAGCCAGTTTGTTTTGGTTCGGGTGGTCCGCCAACGCAGGCGCACACTGGGCGAGCCCTGTCGTGGCCGCAGTGCCCTTTGCTGTGGGAAACATCATGGTGTACAGCAGCGGTGCCCTGTATATCATGAACTCGTATGGCTCGCTGCACGGCGCGAGTGCGCTCAGTGCCAACAGTTTGTTGAGGTATGCCTTTGGAGGTGCCTTCCCTCTGTTTACCGTGCAGCTATTCTCGTCTTTGGGTACCGGATGGGCCAGCAGTTTGTTGGGATTCATCTCCGTTGTGTTGGTTCCAGTGCCGTGGGTGTTGTACAAGTATGGCAACCGGATTCGGGCGCACAGCCAGTACATCACTGCCGCTTGA
- a CDS encoding uncharacterized protein (EggNog:ENOG503NWHG; COG:T) — translation MDSKTVSSRLRELVKFLGTVKGDLANVTGPPSLLAPSSVVEVGHCWAQRPAVFAAPAHEPLPEKRSLLVLKWFLVALKSQLYVAGSPGPQAVSIKKPLNAFLGELFLASWTDEENKACTELIAEQVSHHPPITAMHVIDRQNGVRADGYARVEMTFNGNVNIRQVGHAMVHIDRYDEDHLVPLPDVKIRGFLGGCMYPEITGTYTLHSSGGYVSQVKFSGEGMIRGKRNSFEAKVYKKDDTKQRAIYTLSGVWSDGWVVKDAQTGEVLEMFKHDAVENEPVPMDIVPVEQQDDWESRKAWGKVLNGMAMGNLEAVTREKTKIEKAQRLMRAFEESRGETWEPLLFQSISADDFEVFHRLADGTGHQLADERTKGVWRVKDTQVKNLQRPFRAGLTPLGY, via the exons ATGGACAGCAAGACGGTGTCTTCCCGCCTGCGAGAGCTGGTCAAG TTTCTCGGAACAGTCAAGGGCGATCTCGCCAACGTCACCggacctccctccctcctcgctccCTCGTCCGTCGTTGAAGTCGGCCACTGCTGGGCCCAGCGCCCTGCCGTCTTTGCCGCCCCTGCCCACGAGCCCCTCCCCGAGAAACGCTCCCTGCTAGTCCTCAAATGGTTCCTCGTTGCCCTCAAGAGTCAACTCTACGTCGCCGGTTCCCCTGGCCCGCAAGCCGTCTCGATCAAGAAGCCTCTGAACGCCTTTCTCGGAGAGCTATTCCTCGCATCGTGGACCGACGAGGAAAACAAGGCATGCACCGAGCTCATCGCCGAGCAGGTatctcaccatccccccattACGGCGATGCACGTCATCGACCGTCAAAACGGTGTCAGGGCCGACGGGTACGCTAGGGTGGAGATGACATTCAACGGAAACGTGAACATCAGACAGGTTGGGCATGCAATGGTGCACATTGATCGATATGACGAGGATCATTTAGTGCCGCTGCCAGATGTGAAGATCAGAGGATTCTTGGGCGGGTGCATGTACCCAGAAATCACTGGGACGTATACCCTGCACTCGAGTGGCGGGTACGTGTCTCAGGTCAAGTTCTCTGGAGAGGGGATGATCAGGGGAAAGAGGAACTCCTTTGAGGCAAAGGTGTACAAGAAGGATGATACCAAACAGAGGGCCATTTACACTCTCTCGGGAGTCTGGAGCGACGGGTGGGTGGTCAAGGATGCGCAAACTGGGGAGGTCCTGGAGATGTTCAAGCATGACGCGGTGGAGAATGAGCCGGTGCCCATGGATATCGTTCCGGTGGAGCAGCAAGATGACTGGGAGAGCCGTAAGGCGTGGGGCAAGGTGCTGAATGGGATGGCCATGGGTAATCTCGAGGCTGTCACGCGGGAGAAGACCAAGATCGAAAAAGCGCAGAGACTGATGAGGGCTTTTGAGGAGTCAAGGGGCGAGACATGGGAGCCGCTGCTCTTCCAGTCCATTTCAGCGGATGATTTTGAGGTATTCCATCGCTTGGCAGATGGTACAGGTCATCAGTTGGCTGATGAGAGAACCAAAGGGGTGTGGAGAGTGAAGGATACGCAAGTCAAGAACCTCCAGAGGCCCTTTAGAGCTGGTCTCACGCCGCTGGGGTATTAA
- a CDS encoding uncharacterized protein (CAZy:AA7; COG:C; EggNog:ENOG503NZ17; CAZy:AA4) gives MAGLRVIPGCRRGLHFGGTCGRRVTLQTTRQLRPLGQPGSSRRPYSATTASTPNGRGWGRNAFITSGALSLVGFGAGVMFGKGYYELMQPKAEWVLNTPNIPKAITYANRFEMLHAAEEIARLIGQDCVSYDSDVLEHHGHSDWSTSNSSERAVAVVYPRTTEDVSTIARICSKRKVPMIPFGAGSSVEGNFSQPYSGICIDFTNMNKVISFHPEDMDVVVQPGVNWVDLNNKIAHTNLFAPMDPSPTATVGGMVSTNCSGTNAFRYGTMKDWVLNLTVVLPDGQTVKTRRRPRKTSAGYNLTSLFVGAEGTLGIVTEITLKLAPIPQDTSVAVIPFPSINDAAAAATLLIRSGISGLAALEIMDDAQMAILNKHGSATVRQRRWQEKTTLFIKFSGTTEAIKSDISRVSSLVAPFSAHQPIFARSKKEEANLWAARKEALFTMVNIRPEGTEMWSTDVAVPISRLAEIITWSKEECSKLGIFASVIGHVGDGNFHVAMMYDPRNAGQKEAVGKTVKEMMRRALEMEGTVSGEHAIGIGKKGSLRDELGVETIGLMRALKRAVDPDWIMNPGKVFD, from the coding sequence ATGGCCGGACTCCGGGTCATTCCGGGATGCAGACGAGGCTTGCACTTTGGAGGTACCTGTGGACGGAGGGTGACCTTGCAGACAACACGACAGTTAAGGCCACTAGGGCAGCCAGGAAGCAGCCGCCGACCATATTCTGCCACCACAGCATCAACACCGaatggaagaggatggggcCGCAACGCATTCATTACCTCGGGGGCACTGAGTCTCGTTGGATTCGGAGCAGGTGTCATGTTCGGCAAGGGATACTATGAATTAATGCAACCAAAGGCTGAATGGGTTTTGAACACGCCGAATATCCCCAAGGCTATCACGTATGCCAACCGATTCGAGATGCTGCATGCTGCCGAGGAGATTGCCCGACTGATAGGCCAAGATTGTGTCAGTTACGACTCTGATGTGTTGGAACATCACGGACACTCTGACTGGTCTACTTCCAACTCCTCAGAAAGAGCCGTCGCCGTAGTCTATCCTCGGACGACAGAGGATGTGTCTACCATCGCCCGGATATGCAGCAAACGCAAAGTCCCCATGATCCCTTTTGGAGCTGGCTCGTCGGTTGAGGGCAACTTCAGCCAGCCTTATTCAGGAATCTGCATCGACTTCACCAATATGAATAAGGTGATATCGTTCCACCCGGAAGACATGGACGTGGTAGTCCAGCCAGGAGTAAACTGGGTCGatctcaacaacaagatTGCCCACACCAACCTCTTCGCGCCGATggacccctcccccacagcCACCGTCGGTGGCATGGTCTCAACTAACTGTTCTGGCACCAATGCCTTCCGCTACGGAACCATGAAAGACTGggtcctcaacctcaccgtTGTCCTGCCTGACGGCCAAACCGTCAAGACCCGTCGACGACCAAGAAAGACCTCGGCGGGGTACAATCTCACCTCGTTATTCGTCGGTGCAGAAGGGACTCTGGGCATTGTGACAGAAATCACCCTCAAACTCGCCCCTATACCGCAAGACACCTCCGTCGCCGTGatccccttccccagcatcaacgacgccgccgcagccgccACCTTGCTCATCCGATCTGGCATCTCCGGCCTTGCCGCTCTCGAAATCATGGACGACGCCCAGATGGCCATCCTCAACAAGCACGGTAGCGCCACCGTCCGCCAACGCCGCTGGCAGGAGAAGACCACCCTGTTTATCAAATTCTCCGGCACCACCGAAGCAATCAAATCCGACATTTCACGCGTCTCATCCCTCGTGGCACCTTTCAGTGCTCACCAGCCCATTTTTGCCAGATCGAAAAAGGAGGAAGCCAATCTCTGGGCTGCGCGCAAAGAAGCCTTGTTCACCATGGTTAATATCCGCCCCGAGGGAACAGAGATGTGGTCCACCGACGTTGCGGTGCCCATCTCGCGGCTTGCCGAGATCATCACCTGGTCCAAAGAGGAGTGTTCCAAGCTGGGCATTTTTGCCAGCGTCATTGGACATGTGGGGGATGGCAACTTTCATGTGGCTATGATGTATGACCCGAGGAATGCAGGGCAAAAGGAGGCAGTGGGGAAGACGGTCAaagagatgatgaggagggcattggagatggaggggaccGTGTCGGGGGAGCATGCTATTGGGATTGGCAAGAAGGGTAGCCTCAGGGACGAGTTGGGGGTGGAAACGAttgggttgatgagggcGTTGAAGAGGGCTGTGGATCCCGATTGGATTATGAACCCAGGGAAGGTGTTTGACTAG
- a CDS encoding uncharacterized protein (EggNog:ENOG503NVJ9; COG:P), whose protein sequence is MPKMKLPTIYNVHLVAIIATLGGALFGFDISSMSAIVVTNQYITYFNNPSGVIQGAIGSALAAGSVLGSAVAGPISDKIGRRDSIMFACLFWLIGTSVQVACQNVGQLIVGRVFNGFTVGITSAQVPVYLAEIAKAEKRGSLVIIQQLAIEFGILIMYFIGYACASIPGTASFRTAWGTQFIPCVLLMIGLPFLPRSPRWLAKVGRDEEAIRTLANIQADGNIEDPRVIAEWEEIVTVMNAEREAGKGWRKFFKNGMWKRTMAGMTVQAWQQLAGANVIVYYLTYIAQMAGLEGDVAMVTSGIQYAVFIIFTGVMWLFIDKTGRRTLLVWGALGMGFCHFVIGGVMGGNHTDVPGGVGNPPNANIVIAVHSGAPANTVITFSYLLIVVYALTLAPVCWIYAAEVWSLGTRATGMSMAALSNWVFNFALGMFTPPAFVNITWKLFIIFGALCVAAAIWFWVFYPETCGKTLEEIEVMFSKDGPRPWNTRKGESRLAAEIEAVIARKEKGEQPGLAETVTRDGENKA, encoded by the exons ATGCCCAAGATGAAGCTCCCCACTATCTACAATGTCCACCTCgtggccatcatcgccacccTGGGCGGTGCCCTTTTCGGCTTCGACATCTCGTCCATGTCGGCCATCGTCGTCACGAACCAGTACATCACCTACTTCAACAATCCCTCGGGCGTCATCCAAGGTGCCATCGGttccgccctcgccgccggctCCGTCCTTGGCTCTGCCGTTGCAGGCCCCATCTCGGACAAGATTGGCCGGAGGGACTCCATCATGTTTGCGTGCTTATTCTGGCTCATTGGGACATCTGTGCAGGTGGCCTGCCAAAACGTCGGCCAGCTGATCGTGGGCAGAGTGTTCAACGGATTCACGGTTGGTATCACGTCCGCTCAGGTGCCCGTGTACCTGGCTGAGATCGCCAAAGCGGAAAAGAGAGGGAGTCTGGTCATTATCCAGCAGCTCGCCATCGAGTTTGGCATTTTGATCATGTACTTTATCGGCTATGCGTGTGCGAGTATCCCGGGGACGGCAAGCTTCCGGACGGCGTGGGGGACGCAGTTTATTCCTTGCGTTCTCCTCATGATTGGGCTGCCCTTTCTGCCCCGGTCCCCCAGATGGTTGGCCAAAGTGGGGAGGGATGAAGAAGCGATCCGGACGCTGGCAAACATCCAGGCGGATGGCAATATTGAGGATCCGAGGGTGATTGCCGAGTGGGAAGAGATTGTCACAGTCATGAatgcggagagggaggctgGAAAGGGGTGGAGGAAGTTTTTCAAGAATGGAATGTGGAAGAGGACCATGGCGGGAATGACGGTACAGGCGTGGCAGCAACTGGCTGGTGCCAATGTCATTGTGTATTACCTGACATATATCGCCCAGATGGCCGGGTTGGAGGGCGATGTGGCCATGGTTACTTCGGGTATTCAGTATgccgtcttcatcatctttaCAGGTGTCATGTG GCTTTTCATTGACAAGACTGGCCGTCGCACTCTCCTTGTCTGGGGAGCTCTTGGCATGGGCTTCTGCCACTTCGTCATCGGCGGTGTCATGGGTGGCAACCACACCGACGTTCCTGGTGGAGTTGGCAACCCCCCGAATGCCAACATTGTCATTGCTGTTCACTCGGGCGCCCCGGCCAACACTGTCATCACCTTCTCGTATCTCCTGATCGTGGTGTACGCCCTTACGCTGGCTCCAGTATGCTGGATCTACGCTGCTGAAGTGTGGTCCCTCGGCACCCGTGCCACAGGCATGTCGATGGCGGCTCTGTCCAACTGGGTCTTCAACTTTGCCTTGGGCATGTTCACGCCACCAGCTTTTGTCAACATTACCTGGAAGCTCTTTATCATATTTGGCGCCTTGTGCGTTGCCGCGGCGATCTGGTTCTGGGTGTTTTACCCAGAGACCTGCGGTAAGAcgttggaggagattgaggtcATGTTCTCTAAGGACGGGCCACGTCCGTGGAACACCAGAAAGGGCGAGTCTCGCTTGGCTGCCGAGATCGAGGCTGTCATTgctagaaaagaaaagggggagcAGCCTGGTTTGGCTGAGACTGTCACGCGCGATGGCGAAAACAAGGCTTAG
- a CDS encoding uncharacterized protein (COG:K; EggNog:ENOG503P382), which translates to LLIPTPKNDRESHDHSRGGRVNSRGSTRRPQVLNAAVPSRRRVIPPIRSPRMRADLLAAAQEAQASAAENVAMAALVTETTAVQVQTVPGAASSTSGQNKASGSPSDSEPSDPDPTSQQVQIWTGSLSEGVRQVTMLVTKSKPGRTDLKLYQESARAFFWWLEFDAVVRPSFRDVHHLDQVMNLVRNSTNLGIPTDIKEAANAVRLRFEDDNWGQDGEGYASDVSTDVDAGQSRIVSPALRGERQAAETGQSVAIPQPPVNHPIYGKGEIMHGVVCYRSPKKGPTYKLNPAYKHEKVNAAFIGEGHLTPGDWWPFQLVALFHGAHGRSQGGIFGSASMGVYSIVISGRNNKYHEIDKDDGEVLYYSTDNMGVATTSVGTQALNKSIDTRQPVRVLRGQGQTGGGWAPECEIRYDGLYRVIGKKLVPTRNGEEWFRYTLRREAGQGDLREIVGSSPTLQQRNDYLRIRDAYPGVARRVCG; encoded by the exons TTACTGATACCTACACCGAAGAATGATCGCGAGTCGCACGACCACAGTCGAGGCGGTCGCGTCAACTCAAGAGGTAGTACTCGGCGCCCTCAGGTGTTGAATGCG GCAGTTCCATCAAGAAGACGGGTTATTCCGCCTATTAGATCGCCACGGATGCGTGCCGACCTGTTGGCAGCAGCGCAGGAAGCCCAGGCATCTGCGGCTGAGAATGTCGCAATGGCGGCACTGGTTACCGAAACCACGGCCGTTCAGGTTCAGACAGTCCCCGGCGCGGCATCAAGCACGTCTGGACAGAACAAAGCATCGGGGTCCCCATCTGACAGCGAGCCTTCAGATCCGGACCCGACTTCTCAGCAAGTCCAAATCTGGACTGGCAGCCTGTCTGAGGGTGTGAGGCAGGTCACTATGCTGGTCACCAAATCCAAGCCCGGCAGGACCGAC CTCAAGCTCTATCAGGAGTCGGCGAGAGCCTTCTTCTGGTGGCTGGAGTTCGATGCCGTGGTCAGGCCGTCGTTCAGGGATGTCCATCACCTCGACCAGGTCATGAACTTAGTCCGCAACTCGACAAACCTTGGCATTCCTACTGACATCAAAGAGGCGGCAAATGCGGTTCGTTTGAGGTTTGAGGATGACAACTGGGGCCAAGACGGCGAGGGCTATGCTAGTGACGTTAGCACCGACGTGGACGCGGGCCAGTCACGTATTGTCTCACCCGCTCTCCGGGGCGAGCGTCAAGCGGCGGAAACAGGGCAGTCGGT TGCTATCCCTCAGCCTCCCGTCAATCACCCTATCTACGGCAAAGGCGAAATCATGCACGGCGTGGTTTGCTACCGAAGCCCCAAAAAAGGTCCGACGTACAAGCTGAACCCGGCCTACAAACACGAAAAGGTCAATGCCGCGTTCATTGGAGAGGGCCATTTGACCCCTGGTGATTGGTGGCCTTTCCAGCTGGTAGCACTTTTCCACGGGGCGCATGGAAGAAGCCAGGGGGGGATCTTCGGCTCGGCGTCGATGGGAGTCTATTCGATCGTCATATCCGGCCGCAACAACAAGTATCATGAGATTGACAaggatgatggtgaggtttTGTATTACTCCACGGACAACATGGGGGTAGCCACCACATCGGTCGGTACCCAGGCTCTCAACAAGTCGATTGACACCAGACAGCCTGTGAGAGTCCTCCGTGGCCAAGGTCAGACCGGCGGAGGCTGGGCTCCTGAATGTGAGATTCGATATGATGGACTGTACCGAGTTATTGGGAAGAAATTGGTGCCGACAAGGAATGGCGAAGAGTGGTTCCGGTATACGTTGCGCCGTGAAGCAGGCCAGGGGGATCTTCGCGAGATTGTGGGAAGCTCACCAACTCTGCAGCAGAGGAACGACTACCTGAGGATTCGAGACGCCTACCCTGGCGTAGCCCGAAGAGTATGTGGATAA
- a CDS encoding uncharacterized protein (EggNog:ENOG503P2D5; COG:G), with product MRPQSILSICGARRAEGQNLVFPPLISHARSLYQSVSLVLWLFCLRDPFAFSPPTSLSQSDVLLSWRCCSLSPSVSRRRPISMISQHKYTGSPARMPSRRSSVAIAFIALSFLLLLYTSRRLGSWTPYNEPYHHETDPHKSQHAPQGDGAHDTKPVPSTQAPAVDPLCEGFPDTSNILLVMKTGASESFARVPTQMMTMLKCLPDFLIFSDMDQNIGGQEIHDSLATVQEAAQEDNSDFDLYRRQKWCEVDQENCNKLGNPAREGWNLDKYKNVHIAEKAYNMRPNYDWYLFVDADTYVLWPNLVEWLKQLKPTKKVYLGSVTLINNFSFGHGGSGYIVSKATMDDFIGNNPGVGNQYDMRAKRECCGDYIFALALKDKTEVGVQQMWPTINGEKPATLPFGPSHWCHPIVTMHHMNAEEINTFWHFERKRYHRLAQSGKKTETLVIRDIFDEFLAPKLNETREDWDNNADNRFYLDQSNDRKWEDWMTNRMKKQDQYNEHEKKAHESFEACGAACKSLGNECFMYRYKDGACSISNSFQLGKPLKKGADKDRTMSGWDVEKIKKWVADQPACDKIRWPEVKTN from the exons ATGAGGCCCCAATCAATCCTCAGCATTTGCGGTGCACGCAGAGCTGAAGGCCAGAATCTCGTATTTCCTCCGCTCATTTCCCACGCACGCTCTCTTTATCAGAGTGTTTCGCTGGTTCTCTGGCTTTTCTGTCTTCGTGATCCTTTTGCTTTCTCCCCTCCAACGTCCCTCTCCCAGTCCGATGtgctgctgagctggagatgCTGCAGCCTGTCGCCGTCTGTGTCCCGCCGCCGTCCCATCTCGATGATTTCACAACATAAATACACCGGTTCGCCCGCCAGAATGCCGTCTCGGAGGTCGTCTGTCGCGATCGCCTTCATCGCTCTTAGtttcctgctgctgctctaCACATCGAGGAGGCTGGGCAGCTGGACGCCCTACAACGAGCCTTATCACCACGAGACCGATCCCCACAAGAGCCAACATGCGCCCCAGGGAGATGGCGCCCACGATACCAAGCCCGTACCGTCGACACAGGCCCCCGCCGTCGACCCCCTGTGCGAAGGGTTCCCCGACACCAGCAACATCCTGCTCGTCATGAAGACGGGAGCGTCCGAGTCGTTTGCGCGTGTGCCCACCCAGATGATGACCATGCTCAAGTGCCTCCCCGACTTCCTCATCTTTAGCGACATGGACCAAAACATTGGCGGACAAGAGATCCACGACAGTCTGGCCACGGTCCAGGAGGCTGCGCAGGAAGACAACTCGGACTTTGACCTGTATCGCCGACAAAAGTGGTGCGAGGTCGACCAGGAGAACTGCAACAAGCTCGGCAACCCGGCCCGGGAAGGGTGGAACCTTGACAAGTACAAGAACGTCCACATTGCTGAGAAGGCGTATAACATGCGGCCCAACTACGACTGGTATCTGTTTGTCGACGCCGACACCTACGTGCTGTGGCCCAACCTGGTCGAGTGGCTGAAGCAGCTGAAGCCGACCAAGAAGGTCTACCTGGGCAGCGTCACGCTGATCAATAACTTCAGCTTCGGACACGGAGGCTCGGGTTACATCGTCAGCAAGGCGACCATGGACGACTTCATCGGCAACAACCCGGGTGTCGGCAACCAGTACGATATGAGAGCAAAGCGCGAGTGCTGCGGCGATTACATCTTTGCCCTTGCGCTTAAGGACAAGACGGAAGTCGGGGTCCAGCAGATG TGGCCCACCATCAACGGCGAAAAGCCCGCCACTCTTCCCTTCGGCCCATCGCATTGGTGCCACCCCATTGTCACCATGCACCACATGAACGCCGAGGAGATCAACACCTTCTGGCACTTTGAACGGAAGCGATACCACCGCCTCGCGCAGTCTGGCAAAAAGACCGAAACGCTTGTGATCCGCGACATCTTTGACGAATTCTTGGCTCCCAAACTGAACGAGACACGCGAGGATTGGGACAACAACGCCGACAATCGCTTCTACCTCGACCAATCCAACGACCGCAAGTGGGAAGACTGGATGACGAACCGCATGAAGAAGCAGGACCAGTACAACGAGCACGAGAAGAAGGCACACGAGTCGTTCGAGGCCTGTGGTGCCGCCTGCAAGAGCTTGGGCAACGAGTGCTTCATGTACAGATACAAGGATGGTGCCTGCAGTATTTCCAACTCTTTCCAGCTTGGCAAACCCCTGAAGAAGGGGGCAGACAAGGACCGGACCATGAGCGGCTGGGACGTcgaaaagatcaagaagTGGGTGGCCGATCAACCGGCATGCGACAAGATCCGTTGGCCCGAGGTCAAGACCAACTAG